The Desulfarculaceae bacterium genome window below encodes:
- a CDS encoding class I SAM-dependent methyltransferase translates to MKDKLNNWANAAQSYLRKTNFLQADFHYLDLGCGYGNFSYLLQKNGINNSVGVDLDNHKIKIAKELTQSGNFIVHDAIAYLENTEQQFDVITCFDFLEHLPQNLLDKFFVLVARRLKAGGKFIIQTLNAENPNSLVYLYGDETHQTSFSTDLIKKYLTRHDFSNIKFYECGPYIHNTTSFIRYIAWHFIRTLKIIYNLIELGDTGSKVYTRVIIVVAEKR, encoded by the coding sequence ATGAAAGACAAGCTAAACAACTGGGCAAACGCAGCACAGAGTTATTTGCGAAAAACTAATTTTTTACAAGCAGACTTTCATTATCTAGATTTGGGATGTGGTTATGGTAACTTTAGCTATCTACTACAAAAAAATGGCATTAATAATTCAGTGGGGGTTGATTTAGATAACCATAAAATTAAAATCGCCAAAGAACTTACTCAATCTGGTAATTTTATTGTCCATGATGCAATTGCTTACCTGGAAAATACTGAACAACAATTTGATGTCATTACTTGTTTTGATTTTCTAGAGCATTTACCGCAGAATTTGCTTGACAAGTTTTTTGTGTTAGTCGCACGCAGACTCAAAGCTGGCGGTAAATTTATAATCCAAACTCTTAATGCTGAGAATCCAAATAGCTTAGTTTATTTATATGGAGACGAGACACATCAAACCTCTTTTTCTACCGACCTCATTAAAAAATATTTAACCAGACACGATTTTTCCAACATCAAGTTTTATGAATGCGGCCCTTATATTCACAACACAACTAGTTTTATTAGATATATTGCTTGGCACTTTATCCGAACACTTAAGATAATCTATAACCTTATCGAACTAGGAGACACAGGCAGCAAAGTTTACACAAGGGTAATAATTGTTGTGGCAGAGAAACGCTAA
- the asnB gene encoding asparagine synthase (glutamine-hydrolyzing) yields the protein MCGIAGVFGQTAKKPEAMTESLERTLYVLRHRGPDATGIYLSPNSKAGLASCRLSIRDLSPNGNMPMGNSDNKIWIVHNGEIYNANELRSTLQSAGYRFKSNSDTEVILAGYEYWGPGVVNRLRGMFAFAIYDEGIHDNDGKLILARDKFGIKPLYYTINNEALCFSSEIKGIFELNDSSNRVRPESFLNFLAFGSVSCPWTIYETVQQIEPATYSVVRLNDRVTMETVSYWQFPNKLNRIVGNRKNVISAVREKVEEAVKLNCISDAPIGSFLSGGIDSSIVSSVMQKNLSIPINTCSLKFDDKKYSEDKYSKELANKIGSKHHEYIVSGKEVVDKIEDILYYLDQPSIDGVNSYFVSKVAKDTGLTVSLSGLGGDELFGGYANVFRDIPILLSMLGVFSKIPYGMPLVRNIIWKYFNPNRWGKFLDSIKGEINFSSLYLARRGLFSKEQVGNILSYDINEKAGYDFKKYIRKPRNIDFDNVKNNQDAFLVCSIADLLNFTCNQLLRDTDVMSMAHSLEVRVPLLDDQLVEYVLTLPCHYKHAFIKKKKLLIDSFPDLLPDKIKNRVVKKGFVMPMDSWMRNELYEFVETMIMEADRYIFNKKSLNELWSNFIAGNVHWSRIWAVVVVSYYVNKKFVTF from the coding sequence ATGTGTGGTATAGCCGGTGTATTTGGCCAGACAGCCAAAAAACCAGAAGCGATGACAGAAAGCCTCGAGCGCACATTATATGTATTACGACATCGGGGGCCGGATGCCACGGGAATATATCTGTCACCCAATTCTAAAGCCGGATTAGCAAGCTGCAGGCTCTCGATAAGAGATTTAAGCCCAAATGGTAATATGCCGATGGGGAACAGTGATAACAAGATATGGATTGTACATAATGGTGAGATTTATAACGCGAATGAATTGAGGTCAACGTTACAATCTGCCGGTTACCGCTTTAAAAGTAATTCAGATACTGAAGTCATCTTGGCAGGCTATGAGTACTGGGGGCCCGGAGTTGTTAATCGTCTGCGAGGAATGTTCGCCTTTGCCATTTATGATGAGGGCATACATGATAATGATGGCAAGCTAATATTAGCTAGAGATAAATTTGGCATTAAGCCTTTATATTATACAATTAACAATGAAGCTTTGTGTTTTTCTTCTGAAATTAAAGGTATTTTTGAGTTGAATGACAGTTCGAATAGAGTAAGGCCGGAAAGTTTTTTAAATTTTCTTGCTTTTGGTTCGGTTTCTTGCCCTTGGACTATTTATGAAACAGTACAGCAGATAGAGCCAGCAACTTATTCCGTAGTTAGACTGAATGATAGAGTAACTATGGAAACGGTTAGTTATTGGCAATTCCCAAATAAACTGAATAGAATTGTTGGTAACAGGAAAAATGTAATAAGTGCCGTAAGAGAAAAAGTCGAGGAGGCTGTAAAATTAAATTGTATAAGTGATGCTCCAATAGGGAGCTTTTTAAGTGGTGGTATTGACTCTAGTATCGTGTCTTCAGTGATGCAAAAAAATTTAAGCATACCGATAAACACCTGTTCTTTAAAATTTGATGATAAAAAATATTCAGAGGACAAATACTCAAAGGAGTTGGCTAATAAAATTGGCTCCAAGCACCATGAATATATTGTATCAGGTAAGGAGGTGGTGGATAAGATTGAAGATATACTTTATTATTTGGACCAGCCTTCTATAGATGGTGTAAATTCCTATTTTGTTTCAAAGGTAGCAAAAGATACGGGCCTAACGGTATCTTTGAGTGGGCTAGGGGGTGATGAGCTGTTTGGGGGATATGCTAATGTGTTCAGAGATATACCCATATTATTATCTATGCTTGGTGTATTTTCAAAAATTCCTTACGGCATGCCATTAGTAAGAAATATAATTTGGAAATATTTTAATCCAAATCGTTGGGGTAAGTTCCTTGATTCTATAAAAGGAGAAATTAATTTTTCGTCTTTGTATTTAGCGAGGAGAGGATTATTTTCAAAAGAGCAAGTAGGTAATATATTAAGCTACGATATTAATGAAAAGGCTGGCTATGACTTTAAAAAATATATAAGAAAGCCAAGAAATATCGATTTTGATAATGTTAAAAATAATCAAGATGCTTTTCTCGTTTGCAGTATTGCCGATTTGCTAAATTTTACATGCAACCAATTGTTGCGAGATACAGACGTGATGAGTATGGCCCACTCTCTCGAGGTGAGAGTGCCTTTGTTAGACGATCAGCTTGTTGAATACGTTTTAACGTTGCCTTGCCACTATAAGCATGCGTTCATAAAAAAGAAAAAATTATTGATCGATTCATTTCCGGACTTATTGCCTGATAAAATAAAAAACCGTGTAGTAAAAAAGGGTTTTGTAATGCCGATGGATTCTTGGATGAGGAATGAATTGTATGAATTTGTAGAAACCATGATCATGGAAGCAGACCGTTACATTTTTAATAAAAAAAGCTTGAATGAATTATGGTCAAATTTTATTGCTGGCAATGTTCATTGGTCGAGAATATGGGCTGTTGTTGTCGTTAGCTATTATGTAAATAAGAAGTTTGTCACTTTCTAG
- a CDS encoding NAD-dependent epimerase/dehydratase family protein translates to MSRVIVCGGDGYLGWPTSLYLSNNGYDVAIIDNLSRRKIDIDLNCSSLTPIASIEERLNAWSSATGKSIQFLNIDIACEFELLLFFIKEFKPDAIIHFAEQRSAPFSMKSSKTKIYTINNNLNATNNILCSIVDSGYDIHLVHLGTMGVYGYGSIGTTIPEGYLTVFIEGDDKNQFKKSIIYPPDPGSVYHTSKTMDALLFSFYNKNDGIRVTDLHQGVVWGTNIKETSLDPRLVNRFDYDGDYGTVLNRFLIEAAVKFPLTVHGKGGQTRAFININDTVKCIKLALENPSDRGDKVKIFNQVTEVHTVNDLALKVAKLTGAEIKYFVNPRKEAKENTLKVCNDNLINLGLDPITLNDGLMEEIYEIADKYKERCDKSKIICRSTWVREIEVDEIGYDEPID, encoded by the coding sequence ATGAGCAGGGTAATAGTTTGTGGAGGTGATGGTTATCTCGGATGGCCGACATCTCTTTATTTGTCTAATAATGGTTATGATGTGGCTATAATTGATAACCTGTCAAGGCGCAAGATTGATATCGATTTAAATTGTTCATCACTAACACCAATTGCCTCAATAGAAGAGAGATTGAATGCGTGGTCGAGTGCCACTGGAAAATCAATACAATTCTTAAATATTGATATAGCTTGCGAATTCGAACTTTTATTATTTTTTATTAAAGAATTTAAACCAGATGCTATTATTCATTTTGCAGAACAGCGGTCTGCTCCGTTCTCTATGAAGTCATCCAAAACTAAAATTTATACGATTAATAACAACCTTAATGCTACGAATAATATACTTTGCTCTATAGTGGATTCCGGTTACGATATTCATCTGGTTCATTTGGGTACGATGGGTGTATATGGTTATGGTTCGATTGGAACTACTATCCCTGAAGGTTATTTAACGGTGTTCATAGAAGGGGACGATAAAAATCAATTTAAAAAGAGTATTATATATCCGCCGGACCCAGGCAGTGTCTATCATACATCAAAGACAATGGATGCCCTTTTGTTTTCTTTTTACAATAAAAACGATGGAATAAGGGTCACAGATTTACATCAAGGCGTTGTATGGGGGACCAATATAAAGGAGACTAGTTTAGACCCAAGACTCGTTAATCGATTCGATTATGATGGTGACTACGGCACAGTTTTGAACAGATTTTTAATTGAAGCGGCCGTTAAGTTTCCTCTAACTGTCCACGGAAAAGGTGGCCAGACTCGTGCCTTTATTAATATTAATGACACGGTAAAGTGTATTAAATTGGCCCTAGAAAATCCATCGGATAGGGGTGATAAGGTAAAAATATTCAATCAGGTTACTGAGGTGCATACGGTAAATGATTTAGCTTTGAAAGTGGCAAAATTAACTGGCGCGGAGATCAAGTACTTTGTAAATCCTAGGAAGGAAGCAAAAGAAAATACGCTTAAAGTATGCAATGATAATTTGATAAATCTTGGATTAGATCCAATAACGCTTAACGATGGGTTAATGGAGGAAATATATGAAATAGCTGACAAGTACAAAGAACGATGCGATAAATCTAAAATTATTTGTAGATCAACTTGGGTAAGAGAAATTGAAGTGGACGAAATAGGATATGATGAGCCAATTGATTAA
- a CDS encoding GDP-L-fucose synthase translates to MSFWSARRVMVTGGAGFLGTHLVKKLKERGCENIFVPRSKDYDLVSAEGIARAYDACEPDLVIHLAAVVGGIGANMAQPGRFFYDNLMMGVQLIEQARLRGVEKFVALGTICAYPKFTPVPFHEEDIWNGYPEETNAPYGLAKKMLLVQSQAYRQQYGFDSIFLLPVNLYGPGDNFNPQSSHVIPALIKKCFDAMEAGADHIEVWGTGQATREFLYVEDAAEGIALASERYDKSDPVNLGCDMEISIKDLVELITKLTGFTGEIRWDSSKPDGQPRRRLNVERAKEEFGFTARVGFEEGLKNTIEWYRRQRSC, encoded by the coding sequence GTGAGCTTTTGGTCCGCGCGCAGGGTTATGGTTACCGGGGGGGCCGGTTTTCTGGGCACCCATTTGGTGAAAAAGCTGAAGGAGCGGGGCTGCGAGAACATCTTCGTGCCCCGCAGCAAGGACTACGACCTGGTGAGTGCCGAGGGCATCGCCCGGGCCTACGACGCCTGCGAGCCGGACCTGGTGATCCACCTGGCCGCCGTGGTGGGGGGCATTGGGGCCAACATGGCCCAGCCGGGCCGCTTCTTTTACGACAACCTGATGATGGGCGTGCAGCTCATCGAGCAGGCGCGCCTCAGGGGCGTGGAGAAGTTCGTGGCCCTGGGCACCATCTGCGCCTACCCCAAGTTCACCCCGGTGCCTTTCCACGAAGAGGACATCTGGAACGGCTATCCCGAGGAGACCAACGCGCCCTACGGCCTGGCCAAGAAGATGCTCTTGGTGCAGAGCCAGGCCTACCGCCAGCAGTACGGCTTTGACTCCATCTTCCTGTTGCCCGTGAACCTCTACGGCCCGGGCGACAACTTCAACCCCCAGAGCAGCCACGTGATCCCGGCGCTCATCAAAAAGTGCTTCGACGCCATGGAGGCGGGCGCGGACCATATCGAGGTGTGGGGCACCGGCCAGGCCACCCGGGAGTTCCTCTACGTGGAGGACGCGGCCGAAGGCATCGCCCTGGCCAGCGAGCGCTACGACAAGTCCGACCCGGTGAACCTGGGCTGCGACATGGAAATCTCCATCAAGGACCTAGTGGAGCTGATCACCAAGCTCACCGGCTTCACGGGCGAGATACGCTGGGACTCATCCAAGCCCGACGGCCAGCCCCGCCGCCGCCTGAACGTGGAGCGGGCCAAGGAAGAGTTTGGCTTCACCGCCCGGGTGGGCTTCGAGGAAGGCCTCAAGAACACCATCGAGTGGTATCGTCGACAGCGATCCTGTTGA